TCCTGTTCGCTGCCTGAGGAAACTTGGGCCATTCTCACATTCCTTCCAGCTTCTCATAGATATAGATGCCATCTAGGAAGACACGAGGATCTTTATACTTGATTTGGGTTGCTCGCTCAATGTTCGCTGCAGTTTGACCAACCGCTTCTAGATCTAATCCTCGAACTAGAATGTCCTCGCCTTTCACCGTAACCTCTGTGTTCCCAACGATCTGCGCAACCCTTGGAGTACGTTCACCTGAGAAGTTTTCGATAATAACCTTATCTTTTTCAACTCTAACTGCAATTGGAAAATGTGCGAAAATAATCTTAAGCTTATAGGTGAAACCTTTAGTTACGCCAACAATCATATTCCTAAGGTGCGAACGAACGGTTCCAACCGTAGCCGCCTCCCGCTTTCGCGGCCATTCGGCTGAAACTTTAACATTATTCCCATTCACAACAATTTTCACTGGCGTATGCGAGAAGTCACGTCTAAGCTCTCCAAGCGGTCCTTTAACATTAACAATTCTTCCATCTACCTTAACTTCAACACCAAGCGGAATTTCAACAAACTCTTCAACTGTTACTGCACGGACCACGACGTTTCTTCCCTCACTTAATAGACATATGCCACTAGACGCCCACCGAAATGTTTCTCCTTTGCCTCCCGGTGCGACATTATATCCTTTGAAGTGGAAACCATTAGAATACCCATCTCTCTAGATGGGAGAAAACGTTTTTCCCAGAACTCAAATTCATCAGCTTTGACCGGATAACGAGGGCGAATCACACCACACTTGTTAATTCTGCCGAGAAGTTGAACCTTAAACTTCCCGAAGCGCCCATCATCAATAAACTCAAACTCTCCAATATACCCATTTTGTTGCATGACCCGTAAAACTCGCCCAATAAGTTTAGATGCAGGAGAAATTATACACTCCCGTCTCTTCCGAATTTCATTATTCATGATTGAAGAGAGAGCATTGGCCAGAGGGTCAGACATTGTTTTACAGCACCTTCTACATGTATTTTTTAAAACCCAACTTCTGAGCCATCTCCCGGAAGCACTGCCTACATAAATTCAATCCATATCTCCTAATTATCGGACCGTATGATCCGCATCTTCTACAAGGTCGGCTCCCCTTTCCATACTTCCTGATTTTTTTAGGTTTTTGCTTCGCCACCAT
The DNA window shown above is from Candidatus Bathyarchaeota archaeon and carries:
- a CDS encoding 50S ribosomal protein L6 gives rise to the protein MVRAVTVEEFVEIPLGVEVKVDGRIVNVKGPLGELRRDFSHTPVKIVVNGNNVKVSAEWPRKREAATVGTVRSHLRNMIVGVTKGFTYKLKIIFAHFPIAVRVEKDKVIIENFSGERTPRVAQIVGNTEVTVKGEDILVRGLDLEAVGQTAANIERATQIKYKDPRVFLDGIYIYEKLEGM
- a CDS encoding 30S ribosomal protein S8 — its product is MSDPLANALSSIMNNEIRKRRECIISPASKLIGRVLRVMQQNGYIGEFEFIDDGRFGKFKVQLLGRINKCGVIRPRYPVKADEFEFWEKRFLPSREMGILMVSTSKDIMSHREAKEKHFGGRLVAYVY
- a CDS encoding 30S ribosomal protein S14, producing the protein MVAKQKPKKIRKYGKGSRPCRRCGSYGPIIRRYGLNLCRQCFREMAQKLGFKKYM